A region from the Gemmatimonadota bacterium genome encodes:
- a CDS encoding GGDEF domain-containing protein has translation MQYPTPRDAFASDDPALRAEALRDLSLRARSGIPLYLVVWVIIGTWAHLPARAPALFYGNAAVLLGLGFARGLHYLRVVSARPHDTDRLIRSLILLLLTSALHWGLLAAWLIHHRAYGDLHTVIVVSLPAFAIGGASILGISAVVRHGYPALIFAPFVVATPFVGRPEHHLLVVLSILSLAYIHSAARIAGNDYLIALTNRLIAEERAARLDELSVTDALTGVGNRKHFDDQIHRDWSLCGRQGLPLTLMVVDLDHFKTLNDTHGHRFGDLCLRAVAGVLDAGTRRASDSVVRYGGDEFVVLLPGTHGEAAERMAQSFVDSITALQLQSGGQPVAITCSVGVSTQVPEIGKHPDLLLEAADQALYRAKAEGRNRWATRTEQGADRDATGSGRVKPRVRAI, from the coding sequence ATGCAATACCCGACCCCACGCGATGCCTTCGCGTCGGACGATCCCGCTCTCCGCGCCGAGGCGCTCAGGGACTTGTCCCTGCGCGCCCGCAGCGGCATTCCGCTGTACCTGGTGGTCTGGGTGATCATCGGTACGTGGGCCCACCTCCCCGCCCGGGCCCCCGCACTCTTCTATGGAAACGCTGCCGTCCTGCTGGGTCTCGGGTTCGCCCGTGGCCTCCACTACCTCCGGGTCGTATCCGCACGGCCACACGATACCGATCGCCTGATCCGGTCGCTGATCCTGCTCCTGCTCACCTCCGCTCTCCATTGGGGACTTCTGGCCGCGTGGCTGATCCACCACCGAGCCTACGGCGACCTGCACACCGTCATCGTCGTCTCGCTGCCCGCCTTCGCGATCGGTGGCGCGTCGATCCTCGGAATCTCAGCGGTCGTACGGCACGGGTATCCTGCGCTCATCTTTGCGCCATTCGTCGTGGCCACGCCGTTCGTAGGCCGGCCGGAGCACCACCTGCTCGTCGTTCTCTCGATCCTGTCGCTGGCCTACATCCACTCGGCAGCCCGTATCGCGGGGAACGACTACCTGATCGCGCTGACGAACCGACTCATCGCAGAAGAGCGGGCCGCGCGGCTCGACGAGCTGAGCGTGACGGACGCATTGACCGGCGTCGGGAACCGGAAGCACTTCGACGACCAGATCCACCGGGATTGGTCGCTGTGCGGTCGGCAGGGACTACCTCTGACGCTCATGGTCGTGGACTTGGACCACTTCAAGACCCTCAACGACACGCATGGCCACCGCTTCGGCGACCTCTGTTTGCGTGCCGTGGCGGGGGTCCTGGACGCGGGCACCCGGCGGGCGTCCGACTCGGTGGTCCGCTATGGGGGCGACGAGTTCGTGGTGCTCCTTCCCGGAACCCACGGTGAGGCGGCCGAGCGCATGGCCCAGTCCTTCGTCGACAGCATCACCGCTCTGCAGTTGCAGAGCGGTGGTCAACCCGTCGCCATTACCTGCTCGGTCGGAGTCTCCACGCAGGTCCCTGAGATCGGGAAGCATCCCGACCTCCTGCTCGAGGCAGCGGACCAGGCGCTCTACCGCGCGAAGGCCGAAGGACGCAACCGGTGGGCCACCCGGACGGAGCAGGGCGCAGACCGCGACGCAACCGGGTCCGGCCGGGTGAAGCCGCGCGTACGAGCGATCTAG
- a CDS encoding amidohydrolase family protein, whose product MSTPVPALKTAARSTCLALLAALPAQAAHAQRQGGEQGEGARWDVTAAHGATREIDFTTEDGTRMAVDLSPDGTWIAFDLLGHIYRMPAQGGEAQVLTQDAGVALSVQPRISPDGQSIAFITDRGGQYNLWVMSADGSNPRAVFSDVNVATFEPAWTADGQYIVVRRATRGGQGGGGGGGNGNGLWIYHKDGGRGVQLVGTQDGAPSWPTTSGDGRFLYYQINRNLSDSQPLSGAQQVKRFEFKTGEIVDISSGVSDGAAAGRQSSGGAAAPEVSPDGRWLAFARHLPDALLTFKGHEFGPRTALWLRDLQTGAERLLMDPIEPLIASGGKTLGVLPRYDWASDGRSVLITQGGKIRRVDVTSMDVSTISFSAHVHRTISEMARKEFRIADDAIDVTFFRWPISTADGRTLAFQAVGRIYAQQGSGRPRRLTPDSFDPLEYMPAWSPDGRWVAFVSWDDTIRGHVWKVPAAGGAPQRLSRDPGDYANPVWSPDGRSVVVARGEGATARQRTMTANAYFDLVRFAAAPPAGGDAGTYVVTIPGEGVARRQLVGPSFGPDGRVFYPEIRTPQGGGRSRTSLMSVATDGSDKQEHLSFPNAEEIVPSPDGRWVAFQEGDNVYVQPLGWETLGGEVLEVDKRRGALPVTQLTRDGGLFPRWRNETTLEYGSGPQHYVHHMDTGATDTTTMALQVPRAMPEGRVALTGARIVTLNNREVIENGTIVVNGSRIACVGQCSLDGVDRTIDVRGKTIIPGFVDMHAHHYREWRGIRPRHDYEQAIYLAYGVTTTMDVSMWSQNMFPTAELIEAGEMIGPRGFSTGDNQSGGDGSHTNEISNLADAVAAVRRLSSWGATQIKQYAQPRRDQRQWFSEAARQVGVNITSEGGSFVENLGMIMDGQTAWEHAFSEVPMYSDGAKFLGQAQATYSPTLVVAGPSYWSIEYFFQESDVWKDPKQRHWFPWRMLVPQTRIRWLRPPTDYSYPLIAQAMADIISEGGYGAVGSHGEHHGLATHWETWMGASALGNHGALEVASLHGARLLGADQDLGSLEVGKLADLMVLNSNPLENIRATIDAQYVMKGGMLYDAMTLDQVWPNAVPFGPAYWINDDVFRSDTVGTDVFDRRGR is encoded by the coding sequence ATGTCCACGCCCGTTCCCGCTCTGAAGACCGCAGCGCGCTCTACCTGCCTGGCCTTGCTGGCCGCACTGCCCGCCCAGGCCGCGCATGCGCAACGCCAGGGCGGCGAGCAAGGTGAAGGTGCTCGCTGGGACGTCACGGCCGCTCACGGCGCCACGCGCGAGATCGACTTCACCACCGAGGACGGCACGCGCATGGCGGTGGACCTGTCACCGGACGGGACCTGGATCGCCTTCGATCTCCTCGGGCACATCTACCGCATGCCCGCCCAGGGCGGCGAAGCACAGGTGCTCACGCAGGACGCGGGCGTGGCGCTGTCGGTCCAGCCCCGCATCTCGCCGGACGGTCAGAGCATCGCCTTCATCACGGACCGTGGCGGCCAGTACAACCTCTGGGTCATGAGCGCGGACGGCAGCAATCCGCGTGCGGTCTTCAGCGATGTGAACGTCGCCACGTTCGAACCGGCCTGGACGGCCGACGGGCAATACATCGTGGTGCGCCGCGCCACGCGCGGTGGTCAGGGCGGGGGTGGCGGCGGTGGCAACGGCAACGGGCTCTGGATCTACCACAAAGATGGCGGCCGCGGCGTGCAGCTCGTGGGCACGCAGGATGGAGCTCCCTCCTGGCCCACCACCAGCGGGGACGGACGCTTCCTCTACTACCAGATCAATCGCAATCTCTCGGACAGCCAGCCGCTGAGCGGTGCCCAGCAGGTGAAGCGCTTCGAGTTCAAGACCGGGGAGATCGTCGACATCAGCTCCGGCGTGAGCGACGGGGCGGCGGCAGGGCGTCAGTCGAGCGGTGGGGCGGCCGCGCCCGAAGTCTCGCCGGACGGCCGCTGGCTCGCTTTCGCGCGCCACCTGCCCGACGCGCTGCTCACCTTCAAGGGGCACGAGTTCGGGCCCCGTACAGCCCTCTGGTTGCGGGATCTGCAAACCGGTGCCGAGCGGCTGCTCATGGATCCGATCGAACCGCTGATCGCATCGGGCGGGAAGACCCTGGGCGTGCTACCGCGCTACGACTGGGCCAGCGACGGCCGCTCCGTGCTGATCACGCAGGGCGGGAAGATCCGCCGAGTGGACGTGACGTCCATGGACGTGTCCACGATCTCCTTCAGCGCGCACGTGCACCGCACCATCTCCGAGATGGCACGCAAGGAGTTCCGGATCGCCGACGACGCCATTGACGTCACCTTCTTCCGCTGGCCCATCTCGACGGCGGACGGCCGCACGCTGGCGTTCCAGGCCGTGGGGCGCATCTACGCACAGCAAGGGAGCGGTCGGCCGCGCCGCCTGACGCCCGACAGCTTCGACCCGCTCGAGTATATGCCGGCCTGGAGCCCCGACGGTCGGTGGGTGGCGTTCGTGAGCTGGGACGACACCATCCGTGGCCACGTGTGGAAGGTGCCGGCCGCCGGCGGTGCGCCTCAGCGGCTGAGTCGCGACCCGGGTGACTACGCCAACCCGGTCTGGAGTCCCGACGGCCGCTCGGTGGTGGTCGCACGTGGCGAGGGCGCCACCGCGCGCCAGCGCACCATGACCGCCAACGCGTACTTCGACCTCGTGCGCTTCGCCGCCGCGCCGCCGGCCGGTGGCGATGCCGGCACCTACGTGGTCACCATTCCCGGCGAGGGCGTCGCTCGCCGGCAGCTGGTCGGTCCGTCGTTCGGCCCCGACGGGCGCGTCTTCTATCCCGAGATCCGCACGCCCCAGGGCGGCGGTCGCAGCCGTACGTCGTTGATGAGCGTGGCCACCGACGGCAGCGACAAGCAGGAGCACCTGAGCTTCCCCAACGCGGAGGAGATCGTGCCCTCCCCCGACGGGCGCTGGGTGGCGTTCCAGGAGGGGGACAACGTCTACGTGCAGCCGTTGGGTTGGGAGACGCTGGGAGGCGAGGTGCTGGAGGTGGACAAGCGCCGGGGCGCGCTGCCGGTGACGCAACTCACCCGGGACGGTGGGCTGTTCCCGCGCTGGCGAAACGAGACCACACTCGAGTACGGCAGCGGCCCGCAGCACTATGTGCACCACATGGACACGGGCGCCACCGACACCACCACCATGGCGCTCCAGGTGCCCCGCGCGATGCCCGAGGGCCGGGTCGCGCTCACGGGGGCGCGCATCGTCACGCTCAACAACCGTGAGGTCATCGAGAACGGCACCATCGTGGTGAACGGCAGCCGCATCGCCTGCGTTGGACAGTGCAGCTTGGACGGCGTGGACCGCACCATCGACGTCCGGGGCAAGACCATCATCCCCGGCTTCGTGGACATGCACGCCCACCACTACCGGGAGTGGCGAGGCATCCGGCCGCGGCACGACTACGAGCAGGCCATCTATCTGGCCTATGGCGTCACCACCACCATGGACGTGTCCATGTGGAGCCAGAACATGTTCCCCACCGCCGAGCTGATCGAGGCGGGGGAGATGATCGGGCCCCGGGGGTTCAGCACCGGAGACAACCAGTCGGGGGGGGATGGATCTCACACCAACGAGATCTCCAACCTGGCCGACGCGGTGGCCGCTGTGCGGCGGCTGTCGAGCTGGGGTGCCACCCAGATCAAGCAGTACGCCCAGCCGCGGCGGGACCAGCGCCAGTGGTTCAGCGAAGCGGCCCGTCAGGTCGGCGTGAACATCACGTCCGAGGGTGGCTCGTTCGTCGAGAACCTGGGCATGATCATGGACGGCCAGACGGCCTGGGAGCATGCCTTCAGCGAAGTGCCCATGTACTCGGACGGTGCCAAGTTCCTGGGCCAGGCGCAGGCCACCTACTCCCCGACCCTGGTGGTGGCCGGCCCCTCCTACTGGAGCATCGAGTACTTCTTCCAAGAGAGCGACGTCTGGAAGGATCCCAAGCAGCGCCACTGGTTCCCGTGGCGCATGTTGGTACCGCAGACGCGGATTCGTTGGTTGCGCCCGCCCACGGACTATTCCTATCCGCTGATCGCGCAGGCGATGGCCGACATCATTTCCGAGGGCGGCTACGGTGCGGTTGGGTCCCACGGCGAGCATCACGGACTGGCCACGCACTGGGAGACCTGGATGGGCGCGAGTGCCCTGGGCAACCACGGCGCGCTGGAAGTCGCCAGTCTGCACGGGGCCCGACTGTTGGGTGCCGATCAGGACCTGGGCTCGCTCGAAGTGGGCAAGCTCGCCGACCTGATGGTGCTCAATTCCAATCCGCTGGAGAACATCCGCGCCACCATCGACGCGCAGTATGTCATGAAGGGTGGAATGCTCTACGACGCCATGACGCTGGACCAGGTATGGCCGAATGCCGTGCCGTTCGGGCCGGCGTACTGGATCAATGACGATGTGTTCCGCTCGGATACGGTCGGGACGGACGTGTTTGATCGACGGGGGCGGTGA
- a CDS encoding DUF11 domain-containing protein, whose amino-acid sequence MRRPWTFCLLGLSLVACKELPTAVGVGGQEEPPALTAGLVPTPVTAPTLACTKTWTSGGWPHDWNDSDNWTPVGAPRPSDVACVLNGTLLDVHDSVRVRSLEVGGQASVTFHENVLWVQDTILVRGRLDIDSSTDVDLGMLINHGALWADRTVIEGNLENHGDLYLGYVGPMQWIGARIVNSGGGTVSSSPFDPSTMSGDLIEWDGAGTYARLRAGVLLLGSTNLSGTFYLERGDTVFGDIGADVALRLGVQGVTGQQYAFRKSRTALSGTVLNEGDIEVEDSQARPVFLDLSPVFEQRGELEVRSPTTVVAGRIVNRGLIYAPYGGLDVESGIVNEGEISGASTLTMMPGSAFEARPGSTMTGSLTLLSATLRGTGGLGSVTAVNTIIAPGTTNAPHGTLTFNTLELDALSRVDLEVADTTAGGFDQLAVANAVQLFGDLRVTTAPGLQGGSCGQVVPLITGEVSGQFQTTSLPSPIGPRAWRLHVGAQGVDLVGYRPGSPFTLDAAALTVEEGGPPVSYRMCLGAAAPTASVQVLPVSRAGEVSIRAAVTFDPADWMLPRTVSVMAVDDADVEGTHADTLGHAVTSTDPTYRNAVVPRLPVTLFDNDEAADLTLVKVAQQDNQFLGDTMSTSFRVTNAGPSPATQVRVTSLPLVGLELVDATGATCSVRGGGALECALGTLDPGFQAEFVVRFRGAAVGLHTNTLSVGGGQPDPNLTDNTVVYTQRVN is encoded by the coding sequence ATGCGTCGCCCGTGGACGTTCTGTCTGCTGGGATTGTCCCTTGTCGCGTGCAAAGAACTGCCCACCGCTGTCGGAGTTGGAGGCCAGGAGGAGCCCCCCGCGCTCACCGCCGGTCTCGTGCCCACTCCCGTGACGGCTCCGACCCTGGCCTGTACGAAGACATGGACGAGCGGCGGATGGCCACATGACTGGAACGACTCCGACAACTGGACCCCGGTCGGAGCGCCACGCCCTTCCGACGTCGCCTGTGTCCTGAACGGGACCCTCCTCGATGTTCACGACTCGGTGAGGGTGCGCTCCCTCGAGGTCGGCGGGCAGGCATCGGTCACCTTCCATGAGAATGTCCTGTGGGTCCAGGATACCATCCTCGTGCGGGGGCGACTGGACATCGATTCGTCGACGGATGTCGACCTTGGGATGCTGATCAACCACGGCGCCCTGTGGGCTGACCGGACCGTCATCGAAGGAAACCTGGAGAACCACGGAGATCTCTATCTGGGGTACGTCGGTCCGATGCAATGGATCGGCGCACGGATCGTGAACAGCGGAGGGGGAACTGTGTCCAGCTCTCCATTCGACCCCTCCACGATGAGTGGAGACCTGATCGAATGGGACGGGGCTGGCACCTACGCACGGCTGAGAGCGGGGGTTCTGCTGCTCGGGTCGACGAACCTCTCCGGCACCTTCTATCTCGAGCGTGGAGATACCGTCTTCGGAGACATCGGAGCGGATGTAGCGCTGCGCCTCGGCGTGCAAGGGGTGACGGGACAGCAGTATGCCTTCCGGAAGAGTCGCACTGCGTTGAGCGGGACCGTGCTGAACGAAGGGGATATCGAAGTCGAAGACAGCCAGGCCCGCCCCGTCTTTCTCGATCTGTCTCCCGTCTTCGAGCAACGTGGCGAGCTCGAGGTCCGGAGCCCGACGACAGTGGTGGCCGGTCGCATCGTGAATCGGGGACTCATCTACGCGCCCTACGGCGGTCTCGATGTCGAGTCCGGCATCGTGAACGAAGGAGAGATCAGCGGGGCTAGCACCCTCACAATGATGCCCGGATCCGCATTCGAGGCCCGGCCCGGAAGCACGATGACTGGGAGCCTGACGCTCCTGAGCGCGACGCTGCGCGGGACCGGAGGACTCGGGTCCGTCACCGCTGTGAACACGATCATCGCCCCCGGCACAACGAACGCCCCGCACGGAACACTCACCTTCAATACACTCGAACTGGACGCGTTGAGCCGGGTCGACCTGGAAGTGGCGGACACGACGGCCGGTGGCTTCGATCAACTCGCGGTCGCGAATGCCGTGCAGTTGTTTGGCGATCTGCGGGTCACGACGGCACCCGGTCTTCAGGGCGGAAGCTGTGGCCAGGTCGTGCCCCTGATCACGGGCGAGGTCAGCGGTCAGTTCCAGACGACATCACTGCCTAGCCCCATTGGTCCTCGAGCCTGGCGCTTGCACGTGGGAGCCCAGGGTGTGGATCTGGTGGGCTATCGCCCAGGCAGCCCGTTCACATTGGACGCGGCCGCACTGACCGTCGAAGAAGGCGGCCCCCCCGTGAGCTACCGTATGTGTCTGGGAGCTGCTGCCCCCACCGCATCGGTGCAGGTCCTGCCGGTGAGCCGCGCCGGCGAGGTGTCGATCCGGGCGGCGGTCACCTTCGATCCGGCCGATTGGATGCTCCCTCGGACCGTGTCCGTGATGGCCGTGGACGACGCTGACGTCGAAGGTACCCACGCCGACACGCTCGGACATGCCGTCACGAGTACGGATCCGACGTATCGAAACGCGGTGGTGCCACGCCTTCCGGTGACCCTCTTCGACAACGATGAGGCGGCGGACCTCACCCTGGTAAAGGTGGCGCAGCAAGACAACCAGTTCCTGGGCGACACCATGAGCACCTCGTTCCGAGTCACGAACGCCGGACCGAGTCCCGCCACACAGGTACGTGTCACAAGCCTGCCGCTGGTCGGGCTGGAGTTGGTCGACGCCACGGGAGCGACCTGCTCGGTGCGCGGGGGTGGAGCGCTGGAGTGCGCGCTGGGCACTCTGGATCCGGGCTTCCAGGCGGAGTTCGTGGTCCGCTTCCGGGGCGCTGCCGTGGGGCTCCACACCAACACCCTGAGCGTGGGGGGTGGGCAGCCGGATCCCAACCTGACAGACAATACCGTGGTGTACACGCAGCGGGTGAATTGA
- a CDS encoding NAD-dependent epimerase/dehydratase family protein has product MDRRGFLGAALASPAALRGAGLAGLERSLTRPTGHASAVGQERRALRILVLGGTGFIGPHMVRRALERGHDVTLFNRGRTNTDLFPEVEKLIGDRNGQLDALAGRSWDVVIDNSGYYPSHVRASAEALRSSVDHYIFTSTIDAYRDFNTVGMDESYPLHPPSSTRPEDPSRFYGPLKADCERIVREVYGANSTQVRPGWIAGPGDNNHLLTYWCVRIDRGGEVLAPGEPEDYMQVTDVRDLAAWYVQIAEERIAGAFSAVGPVWSWAETLHGIRAVTSADVSFTWVDADFLLERDQKPWTDIPLWWPARNGWGPRSFGGNIGGEGAFAIDGSLAWANGFARRPLADTAKSTLDWYWETFPDWPEDRRPGFSAAVERRLLEEWKART; this is encoded by the coding sequence ATGGATCGACGAGGATTCCTGGGTGCGGCCTTGGCCAGTCCTGCGGCGCTGAGGGGCGCTGGGTTGGCCGGCTTGGAGCGGTCCCTCACGCGTCCAACGGGTCACGCCAGCGCCGTGGGCCAGGAACGGCGCGCCCTCCGTATCCTGGTGCTCGGTGGAACGGGCTTCATCGGTCCGCATATGGTGCGCCGCGCGCTCGAACGTGGGCACGACGTCACCCTGTTCAACCGCGGGCGCACCAACACCGATCTCTTTCCCGAGGTCGAGAAGCTGATCGGAGACCGCAACGGTCAACTCGACGCGCTCGCGGGGAGGAGCTGGGACGTCGTCATCGACAACAGCGGGTACTATCCGTCGCATGTGCGGGCGTCGGCGGAGGCGCTACGCAGCTCGGTCGACCACTACATCTTCACCTCGACGATCGACGCCTACCGCGACTTCAACACGGTCGGCATGGACGAGTCGTACCCCCTGCATCCGCCGTCGTCGACCCGCCCCGAGGATCCCAGCCGCTTCTACGGCCCGCTCAAGGCCGATTGTGAGCGCATCGTGCGCGAGGTCTACGGTGCGAACTCCACGCAGGTGCGGCCGGGATGGATCGCGGGGCCGGGGGACAACAACCACCTGCTTACCTACTGGTGCGTGCGTATCGACCGGGGTGGGGAGGTACTCGCTCCCGGTGAGCCCGAAGACTACATGCAGGTCACAGACGTACGCGATCTCGCGGCGTGGTACGTGCAGATCGCCGAGGAGCGCATTGCGGGTGCCTTCAGCGCGGTGGGACCGGTCTGGTCCTGGGCAGAGACGCTCCATGGAATTCGGGCCGTGACCTCGGCGGACGTGTCGTTCACCTGGGTGGACGCGGACTTCCTCCTGGAGCGCGACCAGAAGCCCTGGACGGACATCCCGCTCTGGTGGCCGGCACGCAACGGCTGGGGGCCGCGATCGTTTGGCGGCAACATCGGTGGCGAAGGTGCCTTCGCCATCGACGGGTCCTTGGCCTGGGCGAACGGCTTTGCGCGTCGGCCGCTGGCCGACACGGCGAAGTCCACTCTCGACTGGTACTGGGAGACCTTCCCCGACTGGCCGGAGGACCGGCGACCGGGCTTCTCCGCTGCGGTAGAGCGGCGTCTGCTGGAGGAGTGGAAGGCGAGAACGTAG
- a CDS encoding alpha-amylase family glycosyl hydrolase, with protein sequence MEPTSPVGSLDSSTIWAGQVPAGGLLAPADPDILATWTHPEVDVVPTRTPLAVGLSVLILFACEGGGAVRTAASVGGPAANAGAEGTDSARPGDWRRGGTCYEIFLRSFFDSDGDGVGDLAGVVEKLDYLNDGKPASGSDLGVRCIWLMPINPSPSYHGYDVADYYGIDPEYGDLQAMRTLVRAAHQRGVAVLMDLVVNHTSSEHPYFVDALNDPESPYRDWYIFRDRPGPANEYGDSNWHRSPVRDEFYYGFFWSGMPDLNWDSDAVRNEMKAVATFWLRDVGVDGFRLDAVRHLAEEERDGTLTTTNVTRTHEALRDLGAHVRSVAPQAFTIGEVFDSTSALRPYYPDQLDAYFGFEVANAILSAVSGGGASQLMRKVLEAEEVSAGRTWAPFLRNHDQSRTMTVLAGDLGRARLAASLLLTLPGLPFVFYGEEIGMTGDKPDERIRTPMHWTSGRAAGFTTGAPWQPLQGDSLTANVGAQDADRSSLLNHYRQLIHLRAETPALGAGEFVPLQSGTDEVAAFLRRSAGEAVMVIANLSTRALREVTLTSEAGTLPSGQYEPSGLIGGPSGAPLDVDEQGRFVGYRPLDSLAPRTAYLFRVGR encoded by the coding sequence ATGGAGCCTACCTCGCCCGTCGGAAGCCTCGACTCGTCAACGATCTGGGCGGGTCAGGTGCCAGCCGGTGGGTTGCTGGCGCCCGCCGATCCGGACATCCTGGCCACTTGGACTCATCCAGAGGTCGACGTGGTGCCGACTCGAACGCCGCTGGCGGTAGGTCTGAGCGTTCTGATCCTCTTCGCGTGTGAGGGGGGCGGAGCCGTTCGCACTGCTGCCTCCGTTGGAGGCCCGGCGGCCAACGCTGGCGCCGAAGGCACTGACTCCGCGCGGCCGGGCGACTGGCGCCGGGGCGGCACCTGCTACGAGATCTTCCTGAGGTCCTTCTTTGACAGCGATGGCGACGGCGTCGGCGACCTCGCCGGCGTGGTCGAGAAGCTCGACTATCTCAACGATGGAAAGCCCGCATCGGGATCCGACCTGGGCGTCCGCTGCATCTGGCTGATGCCGATCAACCCATCGCCCAGCTACCACGGGTACGACGTCGCCGACTACTACGGCATCGATCCCGAGTACGGGGATCTGCAGGCGATGCGCACGCTGGTCCGGGCGGCGCACCAGCGCGGCGTCGCCGTGCTGATGGACCTGGTCGTCAACCACACCTCGTCCGAGCACCCCTACTTCGTCGATGCGCTGAACGACCCGGAGTCTCCCTACCGCGATTGGTACATCTTCCGCGATCGCCCGGGTCCTGCCAACGAGTACGGGGATTCGAACTGGCATCGTTCGCCGGTGCGGGACGAGTTCTACTACGGGTTCTTCTGGTCGGGAATGCCGGATCTGAACTGGGACAGCGATGCGGTCCGGAACGAGATGAAAGCCGTGGCCACCTTCTGGCTGCGCGACGTCGGGGTCGACGGGTTTCGGCTCGACGCCGTCCGCCACCTGGCGGAGGAGGAACGCGACGGGACCCTGACGACGACCAACGTGACCCGCACCCACGAAGCGCTCCGGGATCTGGGCGCGCACGTGCGGTCGGTGGCACCGCAGGCCTTCACCATTGGAGAAGTCTTCGATTCTACGAGTGCGCTCCGCCCCTACTATCCGGATCAGCTGGACGCGTACTTCGGGTTCGAGGTGGCCAACGCGATCCTCTCCGCCGTGAGCGGCGGAGGAGCGTCGCAACTGATGCGGAAGGTCCTCGAGGCCGAGGAGGTCTCCGCCGGTCGGACATGGGCCCCGTTCCTGCGCAACCACGATCAGTCGCGCACGATGACGGTGCTGGCGGGCGATCTCGGTCGGGCCCGATTGGCAGCGAGCCTCTTGCTGACGCTCCCGGGTCTGCCGTTCGTGTTTTACGGCGAGGAGATCGGGATGACCGGAGACAAGCCGGACGAACGGATCCGTACGCCCATGCACTGGACGAGTGGGCGAGCGGCCGGGTTCACGACGGGTGCGCCATGGCAGCCACTGCAGGGCGACTCGCTCACCGCCAACGTCGGCGCCCAGGATGCCGATCGGAGCTCACTGCTCAACCACTATCGGCAGCTCATCCACTTGAGGGCGGAGACGCCGGCGCTCGGGGCAGGGGAGTTCGTGCCGCTGCAGTCCGGCACCGACGAGGTGGCTGCGTTCCTGCGGAGATCCGCTGGGGAGGCGGTCATGGTGATCGCCAACCTCTCGACCCGGGCACTGCGCGAGGTGACGCTGACGTCGGAGGCAGGCACGCTGCCGTCGGGTCAATACGAACCGTCAGGCCTGATCGGCGGCCCCTCGGGAGCTCCCCTCGACGTCGATGAGCAGGGCCGGTTCGTCGGCTATCGGCCTCTGGACTCGCTAGCGCCGAGGACTGCCTATTTGTTTCGGGTGGGGCGCTGA